Proteins from a single region of Trichoderma asperellum chromosome 3, complete sequence:
- a CDS encoding uncharacterized protein (TransMembrane:1 (i157-174o)) — translation MSQRFGASTLHQRDSRSALFAGYTGDQSQRGRPSPSPSPSAGVGGGYGYNSYSPSNGNPYGGTPSSAYRTATPNKKGQYSDAVLNELESQNDEQVAGILGKVKVLKDMTVAIGDEIRESSALAEKMNDTFDSTRVRLRGTMNRMLIMAQRSGVSWKWWLLFFFAVAMLFIYVWLF, via the exons atgtcgCAAAG ATTCGGTGCCTCGACTCTCCACCAGCGCGACTCGCGCAGCGCCCTCTTCGCAGGCTACACGGGCGATCAATCCCAGCGAGGACGACCCAGCCCGTCTCCCTCTCCCAGCGCCGGCGTAGGGGGAGGTTACGGCTACAACAGCTATTCCCCTTCGAATGGAAATCCCTACGGCGGCACCCCTTCCAGCGCATACCGAACCGCGACGCCGAACAAGAAGGGGCAGTACAGCGACGCGGTGCTGAACGAGCTGGAGAGCCAGAACGATGAGCAGGTGGCGGGCATTCTGGGCAAGGTCAAGGTCCTAAAGGAC ATGACCGTCGCAATTGGTGACGAAATCCGCGAGTCCTCCGCCCTCGCCGAGAAGATGAACGACACCTTTGACTCGACGCGCGTGCGCCTCCGCGGCACCATGAACCGCATGCTTATTATGGCGCAGCGCAGCGGCGTCAGCTGGAAGTggtggctgctcttcttcttcgccgtcgCCATGCTGTTCATATACGTGTGGCTGTTTTAA
- a CDS encoding uncharacterized protein (EggNog:ENOG41) yields MSDGTGVTNPHTEDSFAESKGKGKATQDDVPHATAMDEDDDEDDDDDDEDELEEDNAEPDEDGLEEIDLNNIVEGGRRTRGAKIDYARAAEQTPMDDDEDEEDDDDFHPPNEDTEMEG; encoded by the exons ATGTCTGACGGAACTGGAGTCACCAACCCTCACACTGAGGATTCCTTTGCTGAGAGCAAGGGCAAAGGAAAGGCCACTCAGGACGATGTTCCCCACGCCACCGCcatggatgaggacgacgacgaggatgacgatgacgatgacgaggatgaacTTGAGGAGGAT AATGCTGAGCCAG ATGAGGATGGACTGGAGGAGATTGACCTGAACAACATTGTTGAGGGCGGACGCCGCACTCGCGGTGCCAAGATTGACTACGCCAGGGCTGCTGAGCAGACCCCAatggacgacgatgaagacgaggaagacgacgacgacttcCACCCCCCCAACGAGGACACCGAGATGGAGGGCTAA
- a CDS encoding uncharacterized protein (TransMembrane:1 (i97-115o)): MRDELLWDYPLPTAIQPATDRPAIKIPAYQTPNYKTPAFKTPPLPHLSALGLYVGNEIISDPFSISRYQRLPFIFTFTLFEPSFISRRTSSISHLTSLLYFHLFIDTILHIFSGLPHV; the protein is encoded by the coding sequence ATGCGAGACGAACTGCTTTGGGATTACCCCCTTCCAACCGCCATCCAACCCGCCACTGACAGACCCGCCATCAAGATTCCCGCCTACCAGACACCCAACTACAAGACACCCGCCTTCAAAACACCACCCCTCCCCCATCTCTCCGCTCTCGGGCTTTATGTTGGCAACGAAATAATCTCTGACCCATTTTCAATCTCTCGTTATCAACGTCTCCCTTTCATTTTCACTTTCACCTTATTCGAACCCTCCTTCATATCCAGAAGAACGTCGTCCATCTCCCATCTAACCTCGCTTCTTTATTTCCATCTTTTTATCGATACTATTCTTCATATATTCTCTGGATTACCTCACGTATAA
- a CDS encoding uncharacterized protein (TransMembrane:3 (o98-117i124-144o150-173i)): MRTEKRESVIQHLAVQETPWTYEGQLDTWADSDTISAYKIIAACSVTAVLNITTAQFGKEPENRSCWASYSICDGWELQEHVRLPLFTKQQNPREICLLMVAILTCLHWSCMLSVFGQRRWKQGYLPGIIVATFTTLLPIATLVRDPTMVFLGLLPLVIDVYTSACLVFDYAYEKGKGLRSRDPDSIIACLSL, translated from the exons ATGCGGacagaaaaaagagaatcaGTCATTCAACACTTGGCTGTCCAAGAAACGCCATGGACATATGAGGGCCAACTAGATACTTGGGCTGATAGCGACACCATCTCGGCATACAAAATTATTGCGGCGTGCAGTGTCACGGcagtattaaatattaccACCGCTCAGTTCGGTAAGGAGCCTGAAAACAGGTCGTGTTGGGCATCATATTCT ATATGCGATGGATGGGAATTGCAGGAGCACGTACGCTTGCCCCTGTTCACCAAACAACAAAATCCACGTGAAATATGCCTTCTAATGGTCGCAATCTTAACTTGTTTGCACTGGAGCTGCATGCTGAGCGTTTTTGGGCAGCGCCGGTGGAAACAGGGCTATTTGCCTGGAATCATCGTTGCTACATTCACCACGCTCCTACCTATCGCAACGCTCGTCCGGGACCCGACCATGGTCTTTCTTGGGCTTCTACCATTAGTAATTGATGTCTATACCTcagcttgtcttgtctttgatTATGCctatgaaaagggaaagggtCTGCGATCTAGAGATCCGGATAGCATTATTGCTTGTCTAAGCTTATAA
- a CDS encoding uncharacterized protein (SECRETED:SignalP(1-18)~EggNog:ENOG41~TransMembrane:1 (n3-13c18/19o170-186i)): MRGIAFLSALCAAALVQANFHTAQIYIQPVENSESPTLLAELAYDPSLTTSSSIISYEAPEIPESTQLVRVGLYDPKSSTWISGTTVASVDNFSKGFSPNLILSIDENGEVLSAALKGVKIDAGQTRDFGPQAVVLPALKGKQPELNKPIVLSPEGKKVEEEEKTFLQKYWWMIGIVVFLAMSGGGEK; encoded by the exons ATGCGCGGCATAGCTTTCTTGTCGGCCTTGTGCGCCGCGGCTCTTGTCCAGGCCAACTTTCACACGGCGCAGATCTACATCCAGCCCGTCGAAAACTCAGAGTCACCCACCCTCCTTGCAGAGCTCGCATACGATCCCAGCCTTACCACATCCTCCTCTATCATCTCCTACGAAGCTCCTGAAATCCCTGAGTCCACACAGCTGGTCCGTGTAGGGCTGTACGACCCAAAGTCCTCGACGTGGATATCTGGCACGACTGTTGCTTCGGTGGACAATTTCAGCAAGGGCTTCTCTCCCAATTTGATATTGTCCATCGATGAGAATGGAGAAGTCTTGAGCGCCGCGCTGAAGGGAGTGAAGATCGATGCAGGCCAGACGAGAGACTTTGGACCACAAGCTGTTGTGCTTCCAGCGCTCAAGGGCAAGCAGCCAGAACTGAACAAGCCTATCGTACTCTCACCAGAGGGCAAGAAggttgaggaagaggagaagacaTTCCTGCAAAA GTATTGGTGGATGATTGGCATTGTGGTGTTCCTGGCAATGAGTGGAGGAGGCGAGAAATAG
- a CDS encoding uncharacterized protein (TransMembrane:1 (n7-20c24/25o34-52i)~EggNog:ENOG41): MVFKQWLLQINISLSALVLLPGSQQSYFSWAPAATFSILAAWVITGLSLAFLHKRYLLENPRMAFLGRGAYDTTGTPKPVSH, encoded by the exons ATGGTCTTTAAACAATGGTTATTGCAGATCAATATTTCTCTCTCGGCGCTGGTCCTCCTACCGGGAAGCCAACAAAGTTATTTTTCCTGGGCGCCGGCGGCGACATTTTC AATACTGGCCGCGTGGGTGATAACTGGACTTTCTCTCGCTTTTCTTCACAAGCGATATCTTCTAGA AAACCCTCGGATGGCG TTCCTGGGCCGCGGGGCTTACGATACCACCGGCACCCCCAAGCCAGTCTCCCATTAG
- a CDS encoding uncharacterized protein (EggNog:ENOG41~TransMembrane:3 (n17-30c35/36o45-62i74-90o96-113i)): MSGRMVSVPPSTMQRWLLQANVCLSLLILLPGSQQDRFSWAPAMTFGMLLSWGLTGASLIFFHNRSILENRQWIVLYPLQIWLPFVIALQTGLGEAILLLPLSTTAAMIYLAVRQGPSTCEISRLPGPVTEPRRGRTRRWRKAVLK, translated from the exons ATGAGCGGGCGGATGGTGTCGGTGCCGCCATCGACAATGCAAAGATGGCTGCTGCAAGCCAATGTCTGCCTCTCACTGCTGATTCTTTTGCCGGGAAGCCAACAAGATAGGTTCTCTTGGGCCCCAGCAATGACTTTTGG GATGTTGCTCTCTTGGGGCCTGACAGGCGCTTCACTCATCTTTTTCCACAACAGGAGTATTTTAGA GAATCGCCAATGGATAGTCTTATATCCCCTACAGATATGGCTACCGTTTGTGATAGCGCTGCAAACCGGCCTCGGAGAAGCCATCTTGCTACTGCCACTATCCACCACGGCTGCAATGATATATTTGGCGGTTCGCCAAGGTCCCTCAACATGTGAGATATCAAGGCTCCCTGGGCCTGTCACTGAACCTAGGCGTGGTAGGACACGACGATGGCGCAAAGCCGTACTCAAATGA
- a CDS encoding uncharacterized protein (TransMembrane:3 (o102-119i131-150o156-174i)), with translation MFERHETDISYPAATTHKQTVRATEVRTAVIHTANHDDYGHSICHTLAAWGLTATLNIIPEQVRKGSENEGCLRTYPICNAVALRHRKHLFVFDDQEHPCEIFLVLIATTTFIHWYCMLRLFSQPKWRDKYLSQTTRATFVTLVLLGGVVQDSTTVLLRVLPAVIDVYASICLARDYMDKGL, from the exons ATGTTTGAACGCCATGAGACAGACATCTCTTACCCAGCGGCTACAACGCATAAACAGACCGTCCGGGCGACAGAAGTCCGCACAGCCGTCATTCATACGGCAAACCATGATGATTATGGACATTCCATATGCCATAccttggctgcttggggGTTAACAGCGACTTTAAACATCATCCCAGAGCAAGTCAGGAAAGGATCTGAGAATGAGGGATGTTTGAGGACATATCCA ATATGTAACGCCGTCGCGCTGCGACATCGAAAGCACTTGTTTGTGTTTGACGATCAAGAGCATCCCTGCGAAATATTCCTGGTGCTGATCGCAACGACAACATTTATACACTGGTACTGCATGCTTCGTCTTTTCAGTCAGCCGAAATGGAGAGACAAATACTTGTCACAGACAACAAGGGCAACATTCGTCACTCTTGTGCTCTTGGGGGGGGTTGTTCAAGACTCGACCACAGTCTTACTTCGCGTTTTACCCGCCGTCATAGACGTATACGCCTCTATATGCCTCGCTCGGGATTATATGGATAAGGGGCTATGA
- a CDS encoding uncharacterized protein (EggNog:ENOG41), which yields MFTTLPDFTPRDSHSLWYSSSRNPFIPPGPVDHLHADPNSGHHHGPTHSRQRGQLMERTLLARLAADEQKMHRRRMNVQNFGSTWLKPPGVPKTLHQMREEKREQEEHQEAMRREQLAQELAEAEGGGTMDDGMMDDVQLDGAQDLDDEIPDADDAFNPSSDDSEEEDDDDDEDVEDDEYYEQALDEQEVYEDTVRQETEYELEAARMRMTDDAFREALVRGDPEADGSVYGGAEEEEDESRSQILDEDDFAHDGTLDDGMAGDMDADLDDDIPDADDGGYEHTDSEAEVSSSAQYGEENDDEEEAGDTTDLSFVPARSTLLETPGSPTLPRQTGSHTRSRVSMDLSSLLLQDESSFMTPIASSPAAARRRQGQRK from the exons ATGTTTACAACACTGCCGGATTTCACGCCGCGAGAT TCGCACTCGCTGTGGTACTCATCCTCTAGGAATCCTTTCATTCCCCCAGGACCAGTCGATCACCTACACGCGGATCCGAACAGCGGACACCACCATGGTCCGACACATTCACGCCAGCGTGGGCAGCTCATGGAGCGAACACTGCTCGCGCGCCTCGCTGCGGACGAACAAAAGATGCACCGACGTCGAATGAATGTACAGAACTTTGGAAGCACTTGGCTGAAGCCCCCTGGAGTTCCCAAGACTCTACATCAAATGCGAGAGGAGAAGCGCGAACAAGAGGAACACCAAGAAGCTATGAGGAGAGAGCAACTTGCTCAGGAACTGGCAGAAGCTGAAGGTGGCGGCACGATGGACGACGGCATGATGGACGACGTACAGCTTGATGGAGCGCAAGATTTGGACGATGAGATTCCGGATGCGGACGATGCTTTTAACCCAAGCAGCGACGAtagcgaggaagaagacgatgacgatgatgaggatgttgagGACGACGAATACTACGAACAGGCGTTGGACGAACAGGAGGTCTACGAAGATACCGTACGACAGGAAACAGAGTATGAACTAGAAGCCGCCCGTATGAGGATGACAGACGACGCCTTCCGAGAAGCCCTCGTCCGCGGCGACCCAGAAGCAGACGGCAGTGTGTATGGCggcgcagaagaagaagaagacgagagcAGGAGCCAGATACTTGACGAGGACGATTTCGCCCACGACGGCACCCTAGACGATGGAATGGCGGGCGACATGGATGCTGACCTCGACGATGATATCCCCGATGCAGATGACGGTGGCTACGAGCATACCGACTCCGAAGCCGAGGTTAGCAGTAGCGCTCAGTACGGAGAGGAAaacgatgacgaggaggaagcagGTGATACCACCGACCTCAGCTTTGTGCCAGCGCGCTCTACGCTCCTTGAAACCCCTGGTTCTCCTACACTACCTCGTCAAACGGGTTCTCATACTAGGTCGCGCGTAAGCATGGATCTGAGTAGCCTGCTGTTGCAGGACGAGAGCAGTTTTATGACCCCGATAGCAAGTAGTCCTGCTGCGGCGAGGCGGAGGCAAGGTCAGCGGAAATAA